The nucleotide window CCATAAACAAATGAattgtataaatataatatttttttttatcaaaatatgggattcattgatatataaaatattataatacagTATTAACATCGATGTTCATTCTAAACGAGAGGCGATACGTAAAAGTGCAAAGGTAATTACAAGGGATCAGATTTGGTGCTGCTGGGCCCATCAACTAACAGACAAATACAACTTATGCCACAAAGCTGAACGCAACGTCCCAGAATCTTACAATACTGCTAAATAAGTATTTATGTAACTAACTCATTGGACACTATACTAAATTAATGTACTCAAATTAAGTTTGAATCGTGTTAGTAGtctataaatttgatttttgataaaaaaaataattcttaactaaattttacttattttcatatcaaatttcagattaattaaaaaaaaattctttggaTTTATCTTGAATTAGAgggttaatataaaaaatatatatattatatattattattaattgagttaactaagtttttagttcataattttttttaaattttattttttgtctttaatgaaaaaatattgagaGATCTTAACCAgtcaaataaaagtttagagactaaaaactttaataaaaaaaattaaagaaccttaaccattgaaataaaaatttaaaaactaaaaacttaattaaactatttattttaaaacaatagtTTGTGTCATCACTACAGGTGACCAAGTAAACGAATGTACCGGTACCCTGTACCTCTCCACCTTGCATACTCAGACTTGATATATAAAATGTATGTGTTTCTTGTTGGCCACAGCATGTTTTCCCAAATCGCCAAACCTATAATATTATATTGCGTGctcatatcttttttttttttttattgtatagcTTCTTGTTGATTCAAACTAAAGCATAAATGATTTCACATTCAAATAAAGACTACCCGGGAGTACAGAGGGAAAGAGCAAGCATCTTAGCAAACTATAGAGAGGTATAATGGGCAAATCATGGTTTGTTGGAATATTTAACAAGGAAATTGGCCCTTTATGtgtaaaatatcataaattaaaacactGAAAGTGACGCGTAGAGGAAGGAGCACAGATTGATTCATGAGACCTTGTACAACTAATTATGTTTTGCGAGTTTATTAGAGTCCAAACGCCGAATAGAACAAGTCATCATTGTTCTTTTCACCACCACTTGGCACACTCTAATACAGCCGGCCCCTCCAATACCCTTTCCACTCtaccataaattaaaataattaagctaCCACCAAATTAAAAACCTTCACTTTCATTTAATTCCTTTCCCCCTTCATTCCTTTTACTTATGCTTTTCCTTCCAAACCCACCAACAACGCACCACAATCACAAAATATACTAACCCCAAagacaataattattaaaacatGGACAGGCTCATAAGGTTAGACCCTTCAAACACAGTCCTAATCAGGGTTGAGCCAGGGCAAAAGTGCCACGGCAGGATCACCTTACACAACGTGATGTACACAATGCCAGTGGCCTTCAGGCTTCAACCACTCATCAAGACCCGTTACACAGTGAAGCCCCAATCAGGGATCATATCCCCTTTAGCCACACTTACCATAGACATCACCTACCATCTCCCACAAGGCTCGTCTCTCCCCCACTCTTTCCCTCACTCGAACGACTCTTTCCTCTTACACAGCGTTTTGGTTCCCGGCGCCGCCATCAAGGAACCCTCCTCCATGTTCGATGCTGTCCCCAGTGACTTGTTCAAGAAGAAACAGGTCTTCATCGACAGCGCCATCAGGGTCATGTTTGTGGGGCCTCACATTCTGGCTCGGCTAGTAACACAAGGTGCAACGGATGAAATAAGAGAAGTTTTAGAGAAAAGTGACCCATCATGGAGAAATGTTAACTCGACAGACCCACAAGGCCAAACGTTGCTCCACTTGGCGATTTCGCAAGGTAGAGCTGATCTCGTTCAGTTGCTCCTAGAATTCGAGGCTGACGTCGAAGCCTTAAACCGTTCTGGCTCAACCCCACTTGAGGCTGCATCGTCCTGCAACGAAGCCTTAATTGTTGAGCTTCTTTTGGCCCACAAAGCCAACACAGAACGGTCGGAATTGTCCATGTTCGGTCCGATCCACCACGCAGCCAGAGGAGGACACGTGGAGGTTATGAGACTTCTCTTGCTCAAAGGTGCCAAAGTGGATTCACTCGCTAAAGATGGCAACACAGCCTTGCACGTTGCAGTTGAAGAGCACACAAAGGACTGTGTTAGACTCCTTCTGGCAAACGGTGCCAGAACAGACGCTAAAAATACAAGAGAAGGTAATTAATGTTAGAAAATAAGGAGAGTTTCTAGGATGAATTAATCGTAGGttctgaattatatatatattttttttaatttggtatccaaattaaaaactaaaataaaaatcggctatttgattttataaattctTTATAATTGAGTTTTTAGGATTTTAAAACTACtacaaattatcatttttttaatttgtgagtTTTAAGCTGTCACAGACTAGCTCCaacattcaattataaattaaaaaaagtttacaaGCTCAATCTCAATtacattttgttttagtttggaCACCATAATAAATTTtcccaaataattaatttaaagacTTACTGACTAAATTAACCAAATTGTATAAGTTTGCCATATAAATTATGTGTTAAAATATTACAAGGATATAATGTaaatagtaaatttttaatgattatcttttaataatattgtttaaatgaaaatagtattatcttttaacatataagaaattattgcataaaaaaattatgtggttCCAATGAATTTTTAGCTAACATAATTATTATCCCTCGAACTCAAATGACGGCAGTTTTggtatttaagaaaaattttcaaattgacTTATATTTCTACTTTTTAACTTGGTAAtgagatattaaaatattattttaattttattcggTTGTTTTCGAAGaattaactatatatttattaaaattaagagaaaaaaataaaaatattttgataaaattatttcttaataaatgtcaattttcttaaaatacttACTTTTTTGACTGTGTggaaaaaatcttaaatatcaGTCGTTTtagaatgaaataatttttttctaaaagaaaaagtaaacatATCACGCAAATATTGGATAGCATTAGATAATGCCAAACCATAATAACATCTCTTGTATATGGTATATATAGTAACTAATAATAAGACGttatttctaattattaattatttataacagGTGACACGCCTTTGCACGTGGCATCAGCAATAGGAGATGAGAGCATGGTGAAGCTCTTGCTGCAAAAGGGTGGTGCCAACAAAGACGTGAGAAACAGACAAGGGAGAACCGCGTATGATATTGCAGTGGAAAACGGCCATGCACACCTCTACGACGCCTTGTGTTTGGGGGACAAACTGTGCGTGGCAGCAAGGAAAGGGGAAGTGAGGAGCATCCACAAGCTTCTAGAGAATGGTGCAGGGATCAATGGGAGGGACCAAAATGGTTGGACATCGCTGCACAGGGCCTCGTTCAAAGGGAGAATCGACACTGTGAAGCTTCTTGTAGAGAAGGGGGCGGAGGTGGATGCAAAGGACGAAGAAGGGTACACGGCGTTGCACTGTGCTGCTGAGTCGGGGCATGCTGACGTGACTGAGTTTTTGGTGAAGAGAGGTGCTGATGTTGAAGCCAGGACTAGGAAGGGTGTGAGTGCGTTGCAAATAGCTGAGTCGTTGCACTACGTGGGGATTACGAGGGTTCTTGTTAATGGTGGGGCCAGTAGGGAAAATTGTGATGTGGGTAAAGTGGCGGCACTTGGTGCAATTGCGTTTGGGACTAAAATGGAAGCTAGGGGTGTCATGAATAAAAAGAAGAGGGGTGGTGGTGGCAGAGCCAGAATGCTAAATGGTGCTAGCTTTGATCGTTCAATGGCTCTGGCTGTGCTCTAATTACAGAgattctaattaatttaatggTACGTATTTGGTACATTAGAAATGGGAAGAAGCCGTTATGATTAATTTGGGTTTTGGCGCATTAAAATCAGATGAAATTGAGAGCAATTTTGGCTTTTggttatgatttttgttttgttgatgGAATAGTAAATTTATGCCAAAATGTTCATGCTAATACCCGTCGTTAGAAGCTTTGCAGGTGAGACACTGGTTTTATTTACTCTAGCAGGTACCCGTGCTTGCGGTTGCACATGCTGCATTTATTTCAAGtatgttttcaaataatttatatatatactaataaactgaaaaaatatattaattattaattcatagtagtaataataagataataatttttcgtGAGATccctttataattttcaatgcaTATACAGTAGTTACTAATTTACGTTGAGTCTCAAGGTTCGCTGCAACGTAATTCTAAGAGGCATAGGCTAATTTGCCTTTTCGTTTGGTATGTAcagtataattatttataaactctgttaattaataattattaatatatcgaTAAACTAATAACTCTCTAAATTGATAAATTTCTCCGGTCttgacattattaatttatagagtTTTAACTGTATATTATGTTTCATATGAGAATGATTCCACGGCCATGGTCATCCATTGgatcaagattaaaatattttaaatttaaattaaatctcatttaataataaaattcatttatcaaatagaaaatcaattattttaaagatttaatttatatctAGGTCGTCACCATAATCACCATCATCGCctcaaccaccaccaccatgatTGTCGTTATGATCACCATCGTTCATCAACATGATTTTCATTGCCATCGTCATTGGTAGCAGTGGCATGACGACAATGATTGTATGCTAGCGGTGACAATAGTTGTCACAACAACAATCACGATGACAATCATGATAGAGATTACGATGGTGATCACGACGGTGGTGACAGCGACAATAGTGTTGATGGTGTGGTGGCAACGACAGTGATCATGACAACAATCACAGCGGTGGTAATAACAATAGTCATGTTGGTGGCAACGATGGTGGTCATGACAACGATCATGATAGTGGTAGTTACAACGATGGTGTGATGGTTGTGACAACGATCTTGacgtaaattaaatatttaaatatttgatttttttttgttagatctTACAGAGATGTTATGGTTAGAtgagattttaatttgaatttaaaatgttttaatcttgacatttcattttaatacaacgaatgaaaatgattgtttttattttcacataaaaaaacCATTCTCATATGAAACGTCCCGAtctctcttatatatatatatatatatatatatatatatatatatatatatatatatatatattaatgtaatGCACAACCATAACACCataatttaatgtaatattttaaaataattatgtatgaCCAGAACAATTTGtatttgattaaatattaatcatgctattttgatttttaatacaaTGACCTCAGGAGAGCGAGTAGAAAAAGAACTTTAATATGTAGTAATAGATAATAAATAGAAGActttaaacaataatataatataaataaaagaaaatattagttataataaaaaattgtgtgtaaataaaaataaaagaaaaggaaactaaaaattaaaagaaaacgggagagagaaaagaaaaacaagtagttttttttttttccacaatatgcgtttaaatttaaaattttcttaaaatgaaatttttaataaaatattatatcttaattattttatttatattatctacTACAATTACAGTAAAAATGAAATGtcactttaaattaaataactttaGTTTATTCCTCAGGAGTTGAAGAATTATTATGCTAAAAACATCTCTTAACTTATCACTGTGAATAACAAAAGAATTAGTCTTCTAATTGTGCATATAGATActatgtatataaaatattgCAAAATATTTAGTAGCAACTTAAATCTGCTGTGACACtacaatgaaaaatatttgggAAGTATATATATGgaataattatatatcatatataaaatattatatatgcgatgttagaaaataaataagtttaaaatattttgtaatagaaataaaattaaatattattttattaatgaaaaaataaatatctgaatgaaaatattatgggaagaagatattttattaaaaattacgtgtgtctgaaatttaaaatattcttaaaaattaattaaattttaaaaatactttggagatatataaaaatttaatcactaaaagttgataatgtaaaatgtaatttaattaaaaatctcaATCATTATGACATTTAAGATAGTTATATCATACATGAAAATAACAGAGTTTTTATtctcatatataaaaattataaaactatataaaaaaacgttaaatgaaaaaatacataAGAAAAGCATAAAAGAAATAGGTATATTAAATGCCAATAATTTATTAGAAGTAATTAAATTCCATGGTGACTGTTTGGAGAAATACTTAATACTAGTATAAAGTTTGAAGGAGATTATGTGGGAGTCCAAGGCAAAGAAAAGCGTTTGGACAGAAAATCCTTacggtttattattttttagtctttattttttttaatttaatttttattttctaatttaagtttttgtccattaaagtttttgaattttttatccaTTATAATTGTTAGTCTCTATGCTATTAAATAGTTAATTAATGACGTAACAATGATGTTGGTAATCCAACAAATTTTTATGCAAGGAATCTAAAGGTATAgtcatgtgaatttttttttttttttggataaattatagttttaattcattattaactAGTCTCACATTATCAACTATTCTGAATAGATGAGGAGTTcactacttatttttattttgcaaaatttcttttttcaatttcattttgagGGTTAGGAACAAATTCTCTAACACACTCTTCCAAACAAACTCTCTctaattggttaaaatttattaaaattataaaatcatgagaattttttttattaaatatgatgtTGAACCTacaaaattttgtcatttttaataaattttaatcaataagagAAAGTTTGTTCAAAAAAGTGTGTCAAAAAGTATGTTCCAataatttctctttcatttttcataattatttactatttatgtcacttttcttttcagtAAATCGTAGtatcaattttttcaataactCACTTTAATTGAGTTGAAATAGAATTTGGCCATTAAAAGTAGTAATTCATGTTagttattctttaaattttgaagGTGTAAACTCACTTGTACATAAATTTATCCTATCATGTTATGAACCTTACATATGTTAGAGTTTGTCGTACTGGCCAATCCATTTTTAGGTTATATTTGTATGTAGactttgatttatatatatttatatgtgaggcattttagttgttatattatttgttttataatatagttAAGTCCTTAGAGTAGGGGAGCTATTTGTTTTGCTATCATAGGGACTCGAGTGCAAGACCTCTAATGATTAGAACTTTGTTCTAGTATAAATAGTGATTTTCcgtgataaatgataaatcactactacaaaaatgagcttcaataattttgtttcaaaaatgATTCTActataaaatcgatgttgtaaaaAATGCGatgacatttttataaataattacaacATTTTAGCGACAAATTCAGAAAACCTTCTTTGAAACCACATTTTGacattattttctttaagaacTGTCATTGAAATTGCAattcaacatcagttttcaaaaATCGTCTTTATAAGGGAAAAGCTTTCCCTTTTTAGTCTCATGCTCTCTCACTTCTCATGCCCTCTCCCAAAGCTTTCTTCCTTGAGCCTCTCCTTCACTCTAGACCCTTCTAAGATGGTGAATCTCTCCCTTGTTGTCGAAAAAGTCCCTCGCGctctctccttcatcattgtCTTATTGCCACCACTTGTGAAAGGTACAAATCTCATCTTCTTTGCTCTAATCTCTTCTTCACTAAATTTTTCTGTGAATCCAATCTCAATGGTTTGAATCTATCCTCTGCGCCCAAGCTCTCCCCATAACCCATGCTAAACCACTAATAATACAGATGTGGCCACCAATGTCACAGATCTAGCCTCCTAAGTCATAAATTTGGCACTAAAAGGTGAGAGTCTAGATCCATATATGAGCATCTAGTTGATAGGTGGCTTTTATC belongs to Glycine soja cultivar W05 chromosome 5, ASM419377v2, whole genome shotgun sequence and includes:
- the LOC114412343 gene encoding ankyrin-1-like yields the protein MDRLIRLDPSNTVLIRVEPGQKCHGRITLHNVMYTMPVAFRLQPLIKTRYTVKPQSGIISPLATLTIDITYHLPQGSSLPHSFPHSNDSFLLHSVLVPGAAIKEPSSMFDAVPSDLFKKKQVFIDSAIRVMFVGPHILARLVTQGATDEIREVLEKSDPSWRNVNSTDPQGQTLLHLAISQGRADLVQLLLEFEADVEALNRSGSTPLEAASSCNEALIVELLLAHKANTERSELSMFGPIHHAARGGHVEVMRLLLLKGAKVDSLAKDGNTALHVAVEEHTKDCVRLLLANGARTDAKNTREGDTPLHVASAIGDESMVKLLLQKGGANKDVRNRQGRTAYDIAVENGHAHLYDALCLGDKLCVAARKGEVRSIHKLLENGAGINGRDQNGWTSLHRASFKGRIDTVKLLVEKGAEVDAKDEEGYTALHCAAESGHADVTEFLVKRGADVEARTRKGVSALQIAESLHYVGITRVLVNGGASRENCDVGKVAALGAIAFGTKMEARGVMNKKKRGGGGRARMLNGASFDRSMALAVL